In a genomic window of Streptomyces katrae:
- a CDS encoding carbon-nitrogen family hydrolase, with product MRASLIQIAVTDGESVASRRSRAAELVREQGDSDLVVLPELWTVGAFAYEQFETEAEPLDGPTYEAMSKAARDAGVWLHAGSVVERAGDGSLYNTALVLSPAGELAATYRKIHRFGFDQGEAVLMSAGDSLTTVTLPEQTLGLATCYDLRFPELFRGLVDAGATTMVVSAGWPARRREHWTLLSRARAVEDQAYVLACATAGTHAGVEQSGHSLVVDPWGEVLAEAGPGETVLTVDLDPAKVAETRDQFPALKDRTLGR from the coding sequence GTGCGCGCCTCGCTGATCCAAATCGCGGTGACCGACGGAGAGTCGGTGGCCTCACGGCGGTCCCGGGCCGCCGAACTCGTCCGGGAACAGGGCGATTCCGACCTCGTCGTGCTGCCCGAACTGTGGACGGTGGGCGCCTTCGCCTACGAGCAGTTCGAGACGGAGGCCGAGCCGCTGGACGGGCCGACGTACGAGGCCATGTCCAAGGCCGCCCGCGACGCCGGGGTCTGGCTGCACGCCGGCTCGGTCGTGGAGCGCGCGGGAGACGGCTCCCTCTACAACACCGCGCTCGTGCTCTCCCCGGCGGGCGAGCTCGCCGCGACCTACCGCAAGATCCACCGGTTCGGCTTCGACCAGGGCGAGGCGGTGCTGATGTCCGCCGGGGACTCCCTGACCACCGTGACCCTGCCCGAGCAGACCCTGGGCCTGGCCACCTGCTACGACCTGCGCTTCCCGGAGCTCTTCCGGGGGCTCGTCGACGCGGGCGCCACGACGATGGTCGTCTCGGCCGGCTGGCCGGCCCGGCGGCGCGAGCACTGGACCCTGCTCAGCCGGGCCCGGGCGGTGGAGGACCAGGCGTACGTCCTGGCCTGCGCGACGGCCGGCACCCACGCGGGCGTCGAGCAGTCCGGGCACAGCCTGGTGGTCGACCCGTGGGGCGAGGTCCTCGCGGAGGCGGGCCCGGGCGAGACCGTCCTGACGGTGGACCTCGACCCGGCGAAGGTGGCGGAGACCCGCGACCAGTTCCCGGCCCTCAAGGACCGCACCCTGGGCCGCTGA
- a CDS encoding Uma2 family endonuclease has product MATAAESGDYTQGVDPELALKYAIQHMQGNRVEIVEGVIQGGSGEVRTPTWDHERAAERIRYQITERVRELGCITGSGNLDLPRSPNWYVPDLAVVPEELAAGAAALVPDQTLLIVEVTSETNAETDRIVKRRRYAEYGAPLYLLVDRMTREVTLFSEPGQLGYQAVDGPHPFGTPVALPEPFGITLDTDGL; this is encoded by the coding sequence ATGGCCACCGCCGCCGAGTCCGGCGACTACACCCAGGGTGTGGATCCCGAACTGGCTCTGAAGTACGCCATCCAGCACATGCAGGGTAACCGGGTGGAGATCGTCGAGGGGGTCATCCAGGGGGGAAGCGGCGAGGTCAGGACGCCGACATGGGACCACGAACGGGCCGCCGAGCGGATCCGGTACCAGATCACGGAGCGGGTCCGGGAGCTCGGCTGCATCACCGGCTCGGGCAACCTGGACCTCCCCCGGTCGCCGAACTGGTACGTGCCGGATCTCGCGGTGGTCCCGGAAGAGCTCGCCGCGGGCGCCGCGGCGCTGGTTCCCGATCAGACGCTCCTGATCGTGGAGGTGACCTCGGAGACCAACGCGGAGACCGACCGCATCGTGAAGCGCAGGCGGTACGCCGAGTACGGCGCGCCGCTCTACCTGCTCGTGGACCGGATGACCCGTGAGGTCACCCTGTTCTCCGAGCCCGGGCAGCTCGGGTACCAGGCCGTGGACGGGCCGCACCCCTTCGGGACCCCGGTGGCTCTGCCCGAGCCCTTCGGGATCACGCTCGATACCGACGGGCTCTAG
- a CDS encoding NHL domain-containing thioredoxin family protein, producing the protein MNDAAPAPTPAPAPRKRARVRAPELIGKGGWLNTGGKDLKLSDLRGRVLILDFWTFCCINCLHVLDELRELEEKHRDTVVIIGVHSPKFVHEAEHAAVVDAVERYEVHHPVLDDPELATWKQYAVRAWPTLVVIDPEGYVVAQHAGEGHAHAIERLVEELEAEHEAKGTLRRGDGPYVAPEPVATDLRFPGKALVLPSGNLLVSDSTRHQLVELAADGETVVRRIGSGERGFGPEAFSEPQGLALLPDGRVVVADTVNHALRVFDPATGAVETVAGTGRQWWQGSPTSGPALEVDLSSPWDVAWWQGRVWIAMAGVHQLWTWDPEAGTVQVAAGTTNEGLVDGPAAEAWFAQPSGLSAAGDRLWIADSETSALRYVEEDGEGYAVRSAVGTGLFDFGHRDGDAAQALLQHPLGVTALPDGSVAVCDTYNHALRRFDPATGQVTTLATDLREPSDAVLAGEDIVVVESARHRLTRLRLPEEAVRVDAVAHRTQRAATEVAPGTLRLDVVFQAPAGQKLDTRYGPSTRLLVSSTPPELLAAGEGAGTDLFRDLELNPDVAEGVLHVSAMAASCDDDPANEYPACHVHQQDWGVPVTVTASGTARLPLVLAGMDG; encoded by the coding sequence ATGAACGATGCTGCCCCGGCGCCCACCCCCGCGCCCGCACCCCGCAAGCGTGCCCGTGTCCGTGCCCCCGAGCTGATCGGCAAGGGGGGCTGGCTGAACACCGGAGGCAAGGACCTGAAGCTCTCCGACCTCCGAGGTCGCGTATTGATCTTGGATTTTTGGACCTTCTGCTGCATCAACTGCCTGCACGTCCTTGACGAGCTGCGCGAGCTGGAGGAGAAGCACCGCGACACCGTGGTGATCATCGGGGTGCATTCGCCGAAGTTCGTCCACGAGGCCGAGCACGCCGCCGTCGTCGACGCCGTCGAGCGGTACGAGGTGCACCACCCGGTGCTGGACGACCCCGAGCTCGCGACCTGGAAGCAGTACGCCGTGCGGGCCTGGCCCACGCTCGTGGTGATCGACCCCGAGGGGTACGTCGTCGCCCAGCACGCCGGTGAGGGGCACGCGCACGCCATCGAGCGGCTCGTGGAGGAGCTGGAGGCCGAGCACGAGGCCAAGGGGACGCTGCGGCGCGGGGACGGGCCCTACGTGGCGCCCGAGCCCGTCGCCACCGACCTGCGGTTCCCCGGGAAGGCGCTCGTGCTGCCCTCCGGGAACCTGCTCGTGTCCGACTCCACGCGGCACCAGCTGGTGGAGCTCGCCGCCGACGGGGAGACCGTCGTGCGGCGCATCGGCAGCGGGGAGCGCGGGTTCGGGCCGGAGGCCTTCAGCGAGCCGCAGGGGCTGGCTCTGCTGCCCGACGGGCGGGTCGTGGTCGCCGACACCGTCAACCACGCGCTGCGGGTGTTCGACCCGGCCACGGGTGCGGTGGAGACCGTCGCCGGGACCGGGCGGCAGTGGTGGCAGGGGTCCCCGACCTCCGGGCCGGCCCTGGAGGTGGACCTGTCCTCGCCGTGGGACGTGGCCTGGTGGCAGGGCCGGGTGTGGATCGCCATGGCCGGCGTGCACCAGCTGTGGACCTGGGACCCGGAGGCCGGCACCGTCCAGGTGGCCGCCGGGACCACCAACGAGGGGCTGGTCGACGGGCCCGCCGCCGAGGCCTGGTTCGCGCAGCCGTCCGGGCTCTCGGCCGCCGGGGACCGGCTGTGGATCGCCGACTCCGAGACCAGCGCGCTGCGGTACGTGGAGGAGGACGGGGAGGGGTACGCCGTCCGCTCCGCCGTCGGGACCGGGCTGTTCGACTTCGGGCACCGCGACGGTGACGCCGCCCAGGCCCTGCTCCAGCACCCGCTCGGGGTGACCGCCCTGCCCGACGGCTCGGTCGCGGTCTGCGACACGTACAACCACGCCCTGCGCCGGTTCGACCCGGCCACCGGCCAGGTCACCACCCTGGCCACCGATCTGCGCGAGCCCAGTGACGCCGTGCTGGCCGGCGAGGACATCGTGGTCGTGGAGTCCGCACGGCACCGGCTGACCCGGCTGCGGCTGCCGGAGGAGGCCGTACGGGTCGACGCGGTCGCCCACCGCACCCAGCGGGCCGCCACCGAGGTGGCCCCGGGCACGCTCCGCCTGGACGTGGTCTTCCAGGCCCCGGCGGGCCAGAAGCTGGACACCCGCTACGGGCCCTCCACCCGCCTGCTGGTCTCCTCGACCCCGCCGGAGCTCCTGGCGGCGGGCGAGGGCGCCGGCACGGACCTGTTCCGGGACCTGGAGCTGAACCCCGACGTCGCCGAAGGGGTGCTGCACGTCTCGGCGATGGCCGCGTCCTGCGACGACGACCCGGCGAACGAGTACCCGGCCTGCCACGTCCACCAGCAGGACTGGGGTGTCCCGGTCACCGTCACGGCCTCCGGCACCGCCCGCCTGCCGCTGGTGCTGGCAGGCATGGACGGCTGA
- a CDS encoding LURP-one-related/scramblase family protein encodes MKYLVRDKMLAIGDDYWIEDEDGRHVFLVDGKALRLRDTLELEDPAGRVLITLRERLFGGFPGVRDAMTLERDGKRLAVIRRKRLSLLRNHFRVTMSEGTELDVSGRILDREFKVEYEGELLALISRQWYRIRETYAVDVVREEADAALMVAVAVCVIRMAERERDGEGEREGGGD; translated from the coding sequence GTGAAATACCTCGTTCGGGACAAAATGCTGGCCATCGGGGACGACTACTGGATCGAGGACGAGGACGGGCGGCACGTCTTCCTCGTCGACGGGAAGGCGCTGCGGCTGCGCGACACCCTGGAGCTGGAGGATCCGGCCGGGCGGGTCCTGATCACGTTGCGGGAGCGGCTGTTCGGCGGGTTCCCCGGCGTCCGCGACGCGATGACCCTGGAGCGGGACGGGAAGCGGCTCGCGGTGATCCGCCGCAAGCGGCTGTCGCTGCTGCGCAACCACTTCCGCGTGACCATGTCCGAGGGGACGGAGCTCGACGTCAGCGGGCGGATCCTGGACCGGGAGTTCAAGGTCGAGTACGAGGGGGAGCTGCTGGCGCTGATCTCGCGCCAGTGGTACCGGATCCGGGAGACGTACGCGGTGGACGTGGTCCGGGAGGAGGCGGACGCGGCGCTGATGGTCGCGGTCGCGGTGTGCGTGATCCGGATGGCCGAGCGGGAGCGGGACGGGGAGGGGGAGCGGGAGGGTGGCGGGGACTGA
- a CDS encoding maleylpyruvate isomerase family mycothiol-dependent enzyme has translation MTVHPTLEPYVDAWTHSIEAITELVLPLTEGQWNLPTPCPGWSVRDVVSHIIGLELEQLGDPRPIHTLPRDLRHVVNEFTRYMEVPVDVRRHHTALEMTSELEYTVIRRQRQLRNDKRDPATTLVRGPQGDQIPLELSLRLRAFDVWIHEQDLRAALGVPGNWGTPGAHVARDILLAGLPKVVAKGAGAPPNTAVVLDVHGELEFLRTVRVDATGRATLDSTPSLGPAVSLSLDWETYVRLAAGRVRPRTVADRVKVDGDTQLADAILANFAVTP, from the coding sequence TTGACCGTCCATCCCACTCTTGAGCCCTACGTCGACGCGTGGACACACTCGATCGAGGCGATAACCGAACTGGTCCTCCCCCTGACGGAGGGCCAGTGGAACCTGCCGACGCCGTGCCCGGGCTGGTCCGTGCGCGATGTCGTCTCGCACATCATCGGCCTGGAGCTGGAACAGCTCGGCGACCCCCGGCCGATCCACACGCTGCCGCGCGACCTGCGGCACGTGGTGAACGAGTTCACCCGCTACATGGAGGTTCCGGTTGACGTCCGCCGGCACCACACCGCCCTTGAGATGACCTCCGAGCTGGAGTACACCGTCATCCGGCGCCAGCGCCAGCTCCGCAACGACAAGCGGGACCCGGCCACGACGCTGGTACGAGGCCCCCAGGGCGACCAGATCCCCCTGGAACTCTCGCTGCGGCTCCGGGCGTTCGACGTGTGGATCCACGAGCAGGACCTGCGGGCGGCGCTGGGCGTTCCGGGCAACTGGGGCACACCGGGGGCGCATGTGGCGCGGGACATCCTGCTGGCCGGGCTGCCCAAGGTGGTGGCGAAGGGCGCCGGCGCGCCGCCGAACACGGCGGTGGTGCTGGACGTGCACGGCGAGCTGGAGTTCCTGCGGACGGTCCGGGTGGACGCGACGGGCCGGGCCACCCTCGACTCGACGCCCTCGCTGGGCCCGGCGGTGTCGCTGTCGCTGGACTGGGAGACGTACGTCCGCCTCGCGGCGGGCCGGGTGCGGCCGCGGACGGTCGCGGACCGGGTGAAGGTGGACGGCGACACGCAGCTGGCGGACGCGATCCTGGCGAACTTCGCCGTCACGCCGTAG